In Stenotrophomonas sp. 610A2, one DNA window encodes the following:
- the hutU gene encoding urocanate hydratase — protein MTRHDPTRNPRAPRGNTLNCKSWQTEAPFRMLQNNLDAEVAEDPTSLVVYGGIGRAARDWESYDKILETLKRLDDNQTLLVQSGKPVGVFPTHPDAPRVLIANSNLVPHWANWEHFNELDKKGLMMYGQMTAGSWIYIGSQGIVQGTYETFVEMGHQHYGGSLKGKWILTAGLGGMGGAQPLAASLAGASSLTIECRQSSIDFRLRTRYVDEQATDIDDALARIAKYTASDEAKSIALLGNAAEILPELVRRGVRPDCVTDQTSAHDPVHGYLPIGWSVEQWLAEQQANPEKVRDAAKAAMRVHVEAMLAFHAAGIPTVDYGNNIRQMAFDEGLKNAFDFPGFVPAYVRPLFCRGIGPFRWVALSGDPEDIYKTDAKVKEIIADDPNLHRWLDMARERISFQGLPARICWVGLGLRHKLGLAFNEMVRNGELSAPVVIGRDHLDSGSVASPNRETESMKDGSDAVSDWPLLNAMLNVAGGATWVSLHHGGGVGMGYSQHSGVVIVCDGSEAADQRIARVLWNDPGTGVMRHADAGYDIAIDCAKDKGLDLPGILG, from the coding sequence ATGACCCGTCACGACCCTACCCGCAACCCGCGCGCGCCGCGCGGCAATACGCTCAACTGCAAGTCCTGGCAGACCGAAGCGCCGTTCCGCATGCTGCAGAACAACCTCGATGCCGAAGTTGCCGAGGACCCGACTTCGCTGGTGGTGTACGGCGGCATCGGCCGCGCCGCACGTGATTGGGAGAGCTACGACAAGATTCTGGAAACCTTGAAGCGCCTGGACGACAACCAGACCCTGCTGGTGCAATCCGGCAAACCGGTCGGCGTGTTCCCTACCCATCCGGATGCACCGCGCGTGCTGATCGCCAACTCCAACCTGGTACCGCACTGGGCCAATTGGGAGCACTTCAACGAGCTCGATAAGAAGGGCTTGATGATGTACGGGCAGATGACCGCTGGCAGCTGGATCTACATCGGCAGCCAGGGCATCGTCCAGGGCACTTACGAAACCTTCGTTGAAATGGGCCACCAGCATTACGGCGGCAGCCTGAAGGGCAAATGGATACTCACCGCGGGTTTGGGCGGCATGGGCGGTGCGCAACCGCTGGCCGCATCGCTGGCCGGCGCCAGCAGCCTGACCATCGAATGCCGCCAGAGCAGCATCGATTTCCGCCTGCGTACCCGCTATGTCGACGAGCAGGCGACTGACATCGACGATGCATTGGCGCGCATCGCCAAGTACACCGCCAGCGATGAGGCCAAGTCGATCGCCCTGCTCGGCAATGCCGCCGAGATCCTGCCGGAACTCGTCCGTCGAGGCGTGCGTCCGGATTGCGTTACCGACCAGACCAGCGCCCACGATCCGGTGCACGGCTACCTGCCGATTGGCTGGAGCGTGGAGCAATGGCTCGCCGAACAGCAGGCCAATCCGGAGAAGGTGCGTGATGCCGCCAAGGCCGCGATGCGCGTGCACGTTGAGGCGATGCTTGCCTTCCATGCCGCCGGCATTCCCACTGTCGATTACGGCAACAACATCCGTCAGATGGCCTTCGACGAAGGCCTGAAGAACGCCTTCGATTTCCCCGGCTTCGTACCTGCCTACGTGCGTCCGCTGTTCTGCCGCGGCATCGGCCCGTTCCGTTGGGTGGCGCTGAGCGGCGACCCGGAGGACATCTACAAGACCGACGCCAAGGTCAAGGAAATCATCGCCGATGATCCCAACCTGCACCGTTGGCTGGACATGGCGCGTGAGCGCATCAGTTTCCAGGGTCTGCCCGCGCGTATCTGCTGGGTCGGCCTTGGACTGCGCCACAAGCTCGGCCTGGCCTTCAACGAGATGGTACGCAATGGCGAACTGAGCGCACCGGTGGTGATCGGCCGCGATCACCTGGACAGTGGCAGCGTTGCGTCTCCGAACCGTGAAACGGAATCGATGAAGGATGGCTCCGATGCGGTTTCCGATTGGCCGCTGCTCAATGCCATGCTCAATGTCGCCGGCGGCGCCACCTGGGTAAGCCTGCACCACGGCGGCGGCGTTGGCATGGGTTACTCGCAGCACTCCGGCGTGGTCATCGTCTGTGACGGCAGCGAAGCCGCCGACCAGCGCATCGCCCGGGTGCTTTGGAATGATCCGGGCACCGGCGTGATGCGCCATGCCGATGCCGGCTACGACATCGCCATCGACTGCGCCAAGGACAAGGGACTGGATCTGCCCGGCATCCTCGGCTGA
- the hutG gene encoding N-formylglutamate deformylase yields MTNTPDWLQIHHGHAPLIVSFPHTGTELPASRVGHFVSPWLARRDADWWVHELYAFAKALGATTVRTAISRSLIDVNRDPSGASLYPGQNTTGLCPLTTFDNQPLYRAGHEPDEAEIQYRRETWFDPYHAALAAEIERLRTQHETVVVYDAHSIRSLIPHLFDGELPQFNIGSAGPSGAPDTSCDNALTDVVENLCAMSGMSHVRNGRFKGGWITRHYSNTANGVHTLQMELGCRGYMHEPAPEDVDEHSWPTPYDPEHATPVRNTLQQVLGACLEFSTRRNA; encoded by the coding sequence ATGACGAACACCCCTGACTGGCTGCAGATCCACCACGGTCACGCTCCGCTGATCGTCAGCTTCCCGCATACCGGCACCGAGCTTCCTGCCTCACGGGTTGGCCACTTCGTATCACCGTGGCTGGCACGGCGCGACGCCGACTGGTGGGTGCACGAGCTCTATGCCTTCGCCAAGGCGCTGGGCGCCACCACCGTTCGCACAGCGATCTCGCGCTCGCTTATCGACGTCAACCGCGACCCCTCCGGCGCCTCCCTGTATCCAGGTCAAAACACCACCGGTCTGTGCCCGCTCACCACCTTCGACAACCAGCCGCTATACCGCGCCGGCCACGAGCCCGACGAAGCAGAAATCCAGTACCGGCGCGAAACCTGGTTCGATCCCTACCACGCGGCGCTGGCTGCCGAAATTGAACGACTGCGTACGCAACACGAAACTGTCGTGGTTTACGACGCGCATTCGATCCGCTCCCTGATTCCGCATCTGTTCGATGGCGAACTGCCGCAGTTCAACATCGGCAGTGCCGGCCCCAGTGGTGCGCCGGATACCTCCTGCGACAACGCGTTGACCGACGTGGTCGAAAACCTCTGCGCCATGAGCGGTATGTCGCACGTGCGCAATGGCCGCTTCAAGGGTGGCTGGATCACCCGTCATTACAGCAATACCGCCAACGGCGTGCATACCCTGCAGATGGAGCTGGGCTGCCGTGGCTATATGCACGAACCCGCACCTGAAGACGTGGACGAGCACAGCTGGCCCACGCCGTACGACCCCGAACACGCAACCCCCGTCCGCAACACCTTGCAGCAAGTGCTCGGCGCTTGTCTGGAATTTTCTACCAGGAGAAATGCATGA